A region of Pseudoalteromonas aliena SW19 DNA encodes the following proteins:
- a CDS encoding efflux RND transporter permease subunit — protein sequence MHKILDFIEKAIFRHRLIMLISFALITCFLVFKATQIQLDASFNKNIPLNHEYMKVYTKHETQFGGANSILISVCDDSGNIFNPEFFTQLKAVHDQLYFIPGVNRPLVNSIFSPSARFVEVVEDGFAGGPIIPANFTADARGLGVVKENIEKAKVVGRMVASDYSCAMVTAQLLETDPQTQQKLDTLLFAQKLENELREPLSTDKVSIHIIGFAKMAGDIAEGAKGVVLFFAIAIAFTFIMVWLFCGSLKLTILPIACSIIAVIWQLGLLSSLGFGLDPMSILVPFLVFAIGVSHGVQMINAIGKKVGEGKSTRICCQSSFRSLLVPGGIALLSDTVGFLTLLTIDIGIIRELAITASLGVAVIIFTNLILLPVWASYMKFEGSVHIQSGDANKPNMLDKIRDLLVKATDPKVAKMIIGFTLVLFALGYWQADKMRIGDLHAGAPSLHQDARYNQDTFLISDRYTISSDILKVIVEAYPAACTEHDVMQRISRFQYKVENVVGVQSAVSLSSVAQSVNAGYNEGNLKWQSLPRNSASLVQSTSRVETSTGLLNGNCSVMPVIIFLNDHKAQTIDRVIESVKQFAQEEGTDKVAFKLASGPVGVMAATNESVSEAQIPMMLYVYGAVIILCLLSFKSVKATIAVVLPLYVVSTLAQALMVQLEIGLTVSTLPVIALGVGIGVDYGIYILSSMMGQLKQNVPLSVAYRNALVERGSAVLFTGITLAIGVSTWIFSDLKFQVDMGILLTFMFLVNMLGAVLLLPAIGSLLWTDQKK from the coding sequence ATGCATAAAATATTAGATTTTATAGAAAAAGCGATTTTTAGGCATCGTTTGATTATGCTTATAAGTTTTGCACTTATAACGTGTTTCCTCGTATTTAAAGCGACACAGATCCAACTTGATGCCTCGTTTAACAAAAATATTCCGTTAAACCATGAATACATGAAGGTATACACGAAACACGAAACACAATTTGGCGGTGCAAATAGCATTTTAATTTCGGTGTGTGATGACAGCGGGAATATATTTAACCCTGAGTTTTTCACGCAATTGAAAGCGGTTCACGATCAACTCTATTTTATCCCAGGTGTAAATCGTCCTTTAGTAAACTCAATATTTTCTCCCAGTGCTCGTTTTGTCGAAGTAGTTGAAGATGGCTTTGCCGGCGGCCCTATTATTCCTGCAAACTTTACAGCGGATGCGCGTGGTTTAGGCGTTGTTAAAGAAAACATCGAAAAAGCAAAAGTCGTTGGGCGAATGGTTGCTAGTGATTATTCGTGTGCGATGGTCACAGCGCAGCTTCTAGAAACTGATCCACAAACGCAGCAAAAACTAGATACGCTTTTATTTGCGCAAAAGTTAGAAAATGAACTTCGTGAACCTCTAAGTACTGACAAAGTCAGTATCCATATAATTGGCTTTGCTAAAATGGCGGGGGATATTGCTGAGGGTGCAAAAGGGGTCGTACTATTTTTTGCTATAGCGATTGCCTTTACGTTTATCATGGTGTGGTTATTTTGTGGTAGCTTAAAACTAACTATTTTACCTATTGCCTGCTCAATTATAGCCGTTATTTGGCAGTTAGGTCTACTCTCTAGTTTAGGCTTTGGCCTTGATCCTATGTCTATTTTGGTGCCATTTTTGGTGTTTGCTATTGGCGTAAGTCATGGTGTGCAAATGATCAATGCCATTGGCAAAAAAGTAGGTGAAGGCAAAAGTACACGTATTTGTTGTCAATCGAGCTTTCGATCTTTACTGGTGCCAGGTGGCATTGCCTTGCTATCTGATACGGTTGGCTTTTTAACGTTACTCACTATTGATATCGGTATAATTCGAGAACTTGCTATAACAGCGAGCTTAGGTGTTGCCGTAATTATATTTACTAATTTAATTTTATTACCTGTGTGGGCTTCGTACATGAAGTTTGAAGGCAGCGTGCATATTCAATCAGGCGATGCTAACAAGCCTAATATGCTCGATAAAATTAGAGATTTACTTGTCAAAGCAACTGACCCTAAAGTCGCAAAAATGATTATCGGATTTACGTTAGTGTTATTTGCGTTAGGTTACTGGCAAGCAGATAAAATGCGCATTGGTGATTTACATGCAGGTGCGCCATCACTGCATCAAGATGCTCGTTATAATCAAGATACTTTTTTGATCTCGGATAGATACACTATTTCATCTGATATTTTAAAAGTAATAGTAGAAGCTTACCCAGCGGCGTGTACTGAGCACGATGTGATGCAACGTATCAGTCGTTTCCAATACAAGGTAGAAAATGTTGTTGGTGTACAATCTGCGGTTAGTTTAAGTTCTGTGGCACAGTCGGTAAATGCAGGCTATAACGAAGGAAATCTAAAATGGCAAAGTTTACCACGTAATTCGGCAAGCTTAGTCCAGTCTACCTCTCGCGTAGAAACAAGTACTGGTTTATTAAACGGTAATTGTTCTGTTATGCCAGTGATTATCTTTTTAAATGATCATAAAGCACAAACTATTGACCGTGTAATAGAGAGCGTTAAGCAATTTGCACAAGAGGAAGGCACAGATAAAGTAGCCTTTAAATTAGCATCGGGTCCAGTTGGTGTAATGGCCGCTACGAATGAATCGGTATCTGAAGCCCAGATACCGATGATGTTATATGTTTATGGCGCTGTAATTATTTTATGCTTACTGAGTTTTAAAAGTGTAAAAGCGACGATTGCTGTGGTCCTTCCACTTTATGTGGTTTCAACACTTGCACAAGCACTAATGGTACAACTGGAAATTGGTTTAACAGTGTCTACATTACCCGTAATTGCATTAGGTGTTGGTATTGGGGTCGATTACGGTATTTATATACTCTCATCGATGATGGGCCAGCTAAAGCAAAATGTACCGCTTTCAGTGGCGTATCGTAATGCGCTAGTTGAACGTGGTAGTGCGGTCTTGTTCACTGGTATTACTCTAGCTATCGGTGTAAGTACGTGGATTTTCTCTGATTTAAAATTCCAAGTGGATATGGGAATACTGCTTACCTTCATGTTTTTAGTAAATATGCTAGGCGCAGTACTGTTATTACCTGCAATTGGTAGCCTGCTCTGGACCGACCAGAAAAAATAA